In a single window of the Luteibaculum oceani genome:
- a CDS encoding TIGR03643 family protein: MKPLSERELNRVIEMAWEDRTPFDAIAFQFDIDEKEVIKLMRKHLKPSSFRLWRKRVSGRNTKHLAKRSFVEGRFKCSRQRAISNNKIT; the protein is encoded by the coding sequence ATGAAGCCATTGTCTGAAAGAGAATTGAATAGAGTGATAGAAATGGCCTGGGAAGATAGAACTCCCTTTGATGCCATCGCATTCCAATTTGATATAGATGAAAAGGAGGTGATAAAGCTTATGCGTAAACACCTAAAGCCATCTAGCTTTAGGTTATGGAGAAAACGTGTAAGTGGACGAAATACAAAACATTTGGCTAAGCGTTCCTTTGTTGAGGGTAGATTTAAATGCAGTCGACAAAGGGCAATTAGCAACAATAAAATCACTTGA
- a CDS encoding DUF2256 domain-containing protein, which produces MKKQHLPTKMCPICNRPFQWRKKWEKIWEEIKYCSEKCRRHKKQAY; this is translated from the coding sequence ATGAAAAAACAACATCTTCCCACCAAAATGTGCCCCATTTGCAATAGGCCATTTCAATGGCGGAAGAAGTGGGAAAAGATTTGGGAGGAGATAAAGTATTGCAGTGAAAAATGTAGACGACATAAAAAGCAAGCATACTAA
- a CDS encoding cryptochrome/photolyase family protein, whose amino-acid sequence MKNVDDIKSKHTKLRLILGDQLNADHSWFKELNADNLYVLMEIRSETDYVKHHIQKVVGIFTAMRQFAEQLQNAGHKVVYLKISDSINKQDFGENLRFLINRFKIKEIEIQEPDEYRLQVYFLNLKSTLNKNIHFFDSEHFITKKTELKEFFAGKKQTLMESFYRHLRNKHQVLMDGENPAGGKWNYDAYNRKKLPKKHTPPPPLLFEHNVEQVYKEVLEQNVKTLGEIDPRRFSWPINKQESIQLFDYFLEYLLPHFGDYQDALSEEFWSIYHSRISFSLNLKMLSPKWILKRIESHWRNNQDTIDISQAEGFIRQILGWREFMRGIYWREMPQYESLNHLSAQRKLPRYFWTGKTKMQCLKRAINQSLKHGYAHHIQRLMVTGNFCALAGINPDEVDDWYLGIYMDAFQWVEITNTRGMSQYADGGIVGTKPYVSSASYMHKMGDHCVNCQYDRKIKIGDKACPFNSLYWHFINRNQDKLQNNPRMGMMYKVWNKMENQEDILNQAELHLKNIESL is encoded by the coding sequence GTGAAAAATGTAGACGACATAAAAAGCAAGCATACTAAGCTTAGACTTATCCTCGGCGATCAATTAAATGCGGACCATTCATGGTTCAAAGAATTAAATGCAGATAACCTTTATGTCTTAATGGAAATCCGTTCCGAAACGGACTATGTAAAACATCACATCCAAAAGGTGGTGGGAATTTTCACCGCCATGAGACAATTTGCTGAACAACTCCAAAATGCTGGACACAAGGTTGTCTACCTAAAAATTAGCGACTCCATAAATAAACAAGACTTTGGAGAAAATTTAAGGTTCCTAATCAACCGGTTTAAAATAAAGGAGATTGAAATACAAGAACCTGATGAGTACCGATTACAAGTATATTTTCTTAATCTAAAATCTACTTTAAATAAAAATATCCATTTTTTTGATTCAGAGCACTTTATAACTAAAAAGACCGAGCTAAAAGAATTCTTTGCAGGTAAGAAGCAAACCTTAATGGAATCCTTTTACCGACACTTGAGAAACAAACATCAAGTACTTATGGATGGTGAGAATCCGGCTGGGGGTAAATGGAACTACGATGCATACAACCGCAAGAAATTGCCCAAAAAGCATACCCCTCCACCTCCACTTCTTTTCGAGCATAATGTGGAGCAGGTTTATAAGGAAGTTCTAGAACAGAATGTTAAAACCCTGGGTGAAATCGACCCCAGACGGTTTAGCTGGCCGATTAATAAGCAAGAATCGATACAATTATTCGATTACTTTTTAGAATACCTTTTACCTCATTTTGGGGATTACCAAGATGCACTTAGCGAGGAGTTCTGGAGTATCTATCACAGCAGGATTTCCTTTTCTCTAAATTTAAAAATGCTTTCTCCAAAATGGATTTTAAAACGGATTGAAAGCCACTGGAGAAACAACCAGGATACCATTGACATATCTCAAGCTGAAGGATTTATACGCCAAATTTTAGGATGGAGAGAGTTTATGAGAGGTATATACTGGAGAGAAATGCCTCAATACGAAAGCTTAAACCACCTAAGCGCTCAGCGAAAGCTCCCAAGATATTTTTGGACTGGTAAAACAAAGATGCAATGCCTAAAAAGGGCGATAAATCAATCTTTAAAGCATGGCTATGCGCACCATATCCAACGCCTTATGGTAACGGGTAACTTCTGCGCTTTGGCGGGCATAAATCCCGACGAGGTTGATGATTGGTACCTAGGCATATACATGGATGCTTTTCAATGGGTGGAGATCACCAACACGCGCGGCATGAGCCAATACGCCGATGGTGGAATTGTGGGGACTAAACCCTATGTTTCTAGCGCATCCTATATGCATAAAATGGGCGACCACTGTGTAAACTGCCAATACGATAGGAAGATTAAAATTGGTGATAAAGCTTGCCCTTTTAACAGTCTTTACTGGCACTTTATAAACCGAAACCAAGATAAACTACAGAACAACCCAAGGATGGGTATGATGTACAAGGTTTGGAACAAAATGGAAAACCAGGAAGACATTCTAAACCAAGCTGAATTACACCTTAAAAACATTGAATCCCTATGA